The Synechococcus sp. WH 8101 sequence TGATCGCTGTGGCGGATCAACCCAGGGCCACGGCAGCAGCCGCCATCACTGGCCTCAGACAGCTGGGGCTGACCCCGGTGATGCTCAGCGGCGACAACGCGCGCACCGCCGGCGTGATTGCTGATCGGCTGGGGATCGAGCAGGTTCGCAGTGAGCTGTTGCCTGAGCAGAAGCTGGCAGCAATCGCGCAACTGCAGGCGCAGGCACCCACCGGCATGGTGGGCGACGGCATCAACGACGCCCCCGCCCTGGCCGGTGCCGCGATCGGAGTGGCGATGGGCGCCGCCGGCAGTGATACCGCCATGGAGGCCGCCGATGTGGTGGTGATGGACGACGATCCGCAGCGCCTCGTGGAGCTGATCCGGCTGTCGCGCTGCACCTGGGCCGTGCTCTGGCAGAACATCGCCCTGGCACTGGGAATCAAGGGCGCCTTCCTGGTGCTCACCCTGCTGGGAACCGCCACCATGTGGCAGGCCGTGTTCGCCGACATGGGCACCAGCTTGCTCGTCATCGCCAATGGCCTGAGGCTGCGGCGTCAGCAATGGGCCTGAGTGAGCTGTTCAAGTGAGGGGGGTGCCTGCACCGCAGTCAGGTAAGGCCAGGGTGGAGTCGGGCTGACAGCTCAATGATCAGGTTGAGCTGCCTGCTCCAGACTCTGGAGAATGCCGCAGTCAGCGGCGGTAGCCGGGGCCGTGCAGCAGGAGCGCAACTGTTGCAGTTCTGCCTGCAGGTCCTGCAACTCGCGCAGGCGGTGGTCCACCTGCAGGAGCTTCTCGTCCAGCAGCCGGTTCACGGCAAGGCAGCTCTGGTTGGGATGGCTCCGAAGTGACAAGAGACGTCGGATCTCGTCGATGCCGATGTCGAGGCTGCGGCAGTGGCGGATGAAGCGCACCTGCTCCAGGTGATCCTCGGTGTAGAGGCGGTAATTGGCGCGACTGCGCCGGGGCGGGGTGAGCAGCTGTTCCTGTTCGTAAAAGCGCAGGGTTTCAACAGCAACGCCGGTCGCACTGGCGAGCTCGCCGATTCGCATCACCGCATCCACCGATGGCTGATCAGGCTAGAAGCAGTGGGTGGTACGTGATCGGGTTCACCAGGGCTGCCACGCGCGTGGCACGGATGCGCTGCGGCTCCTGGCAGAGGTCCGTTCAGTTCAGAGTGGACCCGATGCGTCGGCAAACAATCCACATTGATCCCGCTCAGCGCCAGAGGCAATGCGTCTAAATCCCGATTGCCCAGCGCCATGGGCGGCGCGATTCTGTGTCCATCAACCAAGGAGGCGCCCGCATGGACGACACGCCACCCCGCTACCAGCCAGAAGCACGCTGACTGCAGGCCCCTGCTCCAACAGTCTTCACCCAACCGTGGGCGGGTCGTTCAGCCGGGCATGAGGAGGAATGGTATCAACAGCCGCCTCAACCTGTGCGCCTGACTGATCGACACTCCGTTTGCACCGCCATAGGTGCCCCAGGAGATCAAACAGCCCGCACCTGGAACGTTCGGCCCCAGGCGCCAACGCCAGCAGCTTCGATCCAGACCAAACGCTTCATTTGACGTGAATAGCCAATGACCCTCGGGCTTTGCTCGGGGGTTTTTGATTGACCCTGGCCTGATCTCTCAAGACCTTCCCGCATCACCATTCAGTGATTCAGGCAGGCTTGGTTTCATATCAACCGATCATACAGTCGTCGCCAATCACCACTTCAGGAACCAGAGGAGCGTGTTCACTGGTGTCTGTGACGGTGGTGCGCGTCGCTCACATGGGGATGCTTGTGCTCAAGCTCCTCGTGCTCATGTTCATGGGCATGCCAATAGGGCCGATCGCCTGGATAAGCCAGTTGAGCGTCGGAAGGATGGGCGTGGTTGTGATGGGGATCTGGGTCGCTCGGGTCATGGCGGTGGCGATGGTGATGGCGCTGCGCCGCGTGGTGATGCCTGTGGCTGTGCTCGTCCCTGAGCAGTAGAACCACACCGGCGACCATCAGTCCTGCAGCCATCGCCAATGGCAGGGTGAGTGCATCACGCAACACCACCACAGAGAAGAGCGCTCCAACGAAGGGTGCCGTGGCAAAGATCACGGCTTCACGGGCAGCACCAAGGGCACGCAGTGCCAACAGATCCAGCCAGATCGAGAGGCCATAGCCCAGCGCTCCAATCAGCAGCACCAGAGCCATCTGGGCAGGCGATGGAAAGCGCTCCTCCAGAGCCCACGCAAGCGCAAGCATCGGCAGGGCGGCTCCGATCGCTTTGAAGCTGGCGATCTGCAATGGGTCCCGGAGCGACAGCCGCTGGCTGATGTTGTTGTCGATGCCCCAGGCCAGGGTGGCCAGAGCGATCAACGCCGTGCCTGGCCAGGTGCTTCCTGCCAGCGATCCGCCTGAGAGCAGGGCGGCGCCGGCGAGGGTGAGCGCAGCGGCAAGCAGGCCACGCCGACCCAGATGTTCCTTGCCGATCACTACGGCAATCAACAAGGTGAACACCGTTTCCAGATTGAGCAGGAGTGAACTGGAGGCGGCGGGCAACAGAGCCAGGCCATGCACCAGGGCCAGAGGGCCGATCACTCCGCCGAGCAGCGTCAACGCCACCAGAGCCTTCCAGTCGCTCGGTTGCACCGGGGCTTCCTGCGTCGCCGCTGGCTGCACCAAGCGCAGCGGCCAAAGCACCAGGGCCGCACCGCCATAGAGCAGCCCAGCCAGGCTGAGGGCCGAGCCTGCGTGCGTGAGCGTGCTGATCACAGGAGCACTGCAACCGAACAGCACGGCAGCGATCAGTCCGGCCCACTGGCCTCGCGCCTGCGGATCAGCGTGCAGGCGCATCTCCCTGGAGCAACACAGCCGTGTTGCCACTGAGGATCTGCTCACCGCCCTGTAACCCCTGCACAATCTCCAATTGATCCGATCGGGCTGGCCCGAGTACCACCCGCACCGGCTCGGCGGAGCCGCGCTGATAGCGGTAGACCACCGGCTCACCGTTCAGCAGTTGCACCGCTTGACGGGGCACGGTGAACTGCTGCTCGCTCGACGGCACCAGGGCAAAGGCCGTCACCGCTGTTCCGGTGGGGGGTAAAGCCCCTGCCACGGGCGTGGCGCGCACGATCATCACGCGGTTGGCGCTGGCGGAATCCGGCGCCACGGCCACCACCCGGGCGCGCATTTCCTGGCTCCCTGCTTTCACGCGCAGCACCTGATCGCTCTTCAGGTTGGCGGCCAACAGAGGCGACACCATGAAGCGCAGTTCACGGCCCGAGGTATCGGTGATCTCCGCCAGATCACTACCGGCCGGCAACACCGATCCTGGGGTAGCATCCAGAGCGGCCACCGTGCCGGTGATCGGGCTGCGGATCTGAAGCACACCAGCGCTGGTGGGAGAACCGATGGCCCTGACCTTCGCCTGAGCTGAGCGGGCATCAGTGCGCGCCTTCACGCTGGCGATCCGCCGTGTTTCGAGCTCATGCCAGGCCAGGGCACCCTGGCGTGCCATCGGCAGGGCCCGCTGATACTGCTGCTCCAGCGATTGCGCTGTGGCGGCGGAGCCGTCGGCTTCTGCGCGGATGGCTGCCGCCTCCGGGCTACGCACCTCGGCCAGTACCGATCCGGCCTGCACCCTTTGTCCCGGGGCCACGAGCAAACGCATCACCTGGCCCGCCACCGGCATCCCCACCAGCGCGCGGGCACCCACATGGGCCTCCACGAATCCGGTGATCGGCCGCTCGATGGTGGTGCTCAGTTCAGGCCGGATCAGCGTCAAGCCCGCCTGGCGGAGTTGCTGCTCCGTGAGGGGAATGGTTCGGTTTTCACCTGAAATCTGAGCCGAATCGGCTTGCGGCGTTGTGCTGTTCGGTGATCGGCTGTGGCGGCCCAGGCCGAAAGCGAGGAGCAATGCCACCACGAAAACGAAGGGCAAGGCCACAGCACGGTTGGCGATCCACCAGGCCTTCTGCGGGCTGGCATCCAGCTTCCCGGTGAACCGGGTGAGCGTTCTTGCGAGGGTGTTGGTCATGGGGGATCAGAGGTCTGCAGAGAGCGACGACAGTTGCGCTGCGGGGAGCAACCAGCGTCCGAAACGGGCATAGAGAGCCGGGATCACCAGCAGGGTGAGCGCGGTGGAGGTGATCAGGCCGCCGAGCACCACCACCGCCAGCGGCTGGAGGATTTCACTGCCGGCGCCAAAGGCCACAGCCAGAGGCAGCGTTCCCAGGGCCGAGGACAGCGCCGTCATCAAGATGGCGTTCAGGCGCTCCAGGCTTCCCTCCTCAATCACGGTGTGCAGAGGCTGGCCAGCGGCATGGCGGCGGTTGTAGTTGTCCACCAGCAGCAATCCATTGCGCACGGCCACACCGAACAACGTGATGAAGCCGATCAACGACGCCACCGACAACACCGCACCGCTGAGCAACACCGCCACCACACCACCCACCAGCGCCAGCGGCAGATTGAGCATGATCGCGACAGTGGCGGGCACTGATTTCACGGCCGTGATCATCAACAACATGATCACCACCACCGCCACCAGGCTGTAGAGCACCAGGCTGCCTGTGGCACGTTCTTCTGATTCGAATTGACCTCCGTAGCGGATCGCATAGCCCTGCGGTAGGCGAACCTCGCGTGCCACGACCCGCTGGATGTCCCGCACCACCGAACCGAGAGCGCGGCCGCTCACGTTGGCGGAGACAACGATCAGGCGGGAGACATCTTCCCGGTTGACGATGTTGTTGCCGAGACCCTCCTCCACCCAGGCCACGCTGCCGAGGGGCACGGTCATGCCATTGGAGAAGGCCACCGGCAGGGCCCGGATGGCGTCGAGACTGCTGCGGCTGGCGGCATTGAGCTGCACGAGCACATCGCTGCGCACGCCGGCTTCCACAACATGGCCCGCCACCTTGCCGTTGAGGGCGATCTCCACGGCCTGGGCCAGATCCTCGATGCTCAGTCCGAGGGCGGCCGCCAGGGGGCGGTCGTAGTGGATCTGAATCTGGGGGATGGGCAGTTGGGGCTCAAGCTGCAGATCCACTACCCCCTCAATCGGCTCCACCACCTTCACCACGGCTTCGCCGAGGCGCCGCAACTCCGCCAGATCGGTGCCATAGATCTTGATGGCGATGGCGCTGCGCACACCGGAGAGCACCTCATCCATGCGGTGCGAGATGAAGCCACCGATGTTCGGGGCCACACCGGGAATCTTCAGGAAGGCCTTGCGCAATTCCGCAAGCGCGGCGGGCCTGTTGTCCATGGCCCTGGCGCTCAGCTCCACATCCACGTGGGCCAGGTTCACCCCGGCTCCGTCGGCATCGCCGGGAGCACGGCCGGTGCGCAGCTGCACCCACTCCACCAGCGGACTGTCCTGCAGCGAGCGCGTCAGCGCCAGGCCGGCGCGATTGGTCATCTCCAGCGACACACCTGGATAGAGCACCATCGAATTCACCAGCGACTGCTCGCGGAACTCCGGCAGGAACACCCGGCCCAGGCTGGGCAGGATCAGCGCGGTGCCCACCACCAGGCTCAGGGCGATCGCGAGCAGCCGCTGCGGTTGCGCCAGCGCCATCGCCAGCCAGGGCCGATAGATCCGTTCGCAGCGGTTGGCGATCCAGGTGTTTTCGGGCGGCAGCTGCACCGGCGCGAGCAAAATGGCGCAGAGAGCCGGCGAGAGCGTCACCGCCACCAGGGTGGACGCGCCGATCGAGAAGAGATAGGCCAGGCCCATCGGCGCAAAGATGCGGCCCTCCACCCCCGTGAGCGAAAAGATCGGGGCAAACACCACCGCGATAATCAGGGTGGAGAACAGCACCGGCTGACGCACCTCCACCGAGGTGTCGAACACCACCTGCAGCGGCGACCGTGGTGTGGGACTGCTCTGATTGCGGCGCAGACCGCGGTAGCAGTTCTCCATGTCGACGATCGAGTCGTCGACCACCGAGCCGATCGCCACCACCAAACCGCCCAGGGTCATGGTGTTGAGGCCAAGGCCAAAGGCCTTCATCAACATCAGGCCAACCAACAGCGACAGGGGAATGGCGCTGAGGGTGATCACGGCTGCGCGCCAGTTCATCAGAAAGGCCACGATCACCAGGGACACGATCACAATCCCGAGCAACAGCGATTCGCTCACATTGCGCAGCGCAGTGTCGATGAAATTGCTCTGCCTGAAGGTGCGCTTCACCCGCACATCCGTCGGCAGGGTGCGATTGAGCTCAGCGATGCGCTGCTCCACCGCACGGGTGACCGTGGGCGTATCCACATCCGGCTGCTTGATCACCATCAGCACCACCGCCGGTTGACCGTTGAAGCTGGCGTCGCCCCGTTTCAAGGCAGGCCCCCGCTGCACCTCCGCCAGGGTGGAGAGCAGCACAGGCCGGCCCTGCTGATCGGTCACCGCTACATCCGCCAGATCGCTCGTCTGCTGGATCTGAGCCAGCGGCCGGATCAGGCGCTCCTGGCCGCCAGCTACGAGGAAGCCTCCCGGGCTGGTGGACATCGCCGCAGAGACCCCCTGCATCACAGCTTTGAGGCTGACCCCTTTCACCTGCAGTTCCTGCGGATCGAGGAGCACCTGATACTGCGCTTCTTCCCCGCCATAGACAGTGATCTGCGCCACCCCAGGCACCGCCAGGATCGGGTTGCGATAGGAGCGCAGCACCAGCTGTTGCAGATCCATCAGCGACGTGGTGCCGCCGGGTTCCACTGTGAAGGCGACCTGAAGAATCGTGCCCAGGGGCGATACCAGCGGTGAGATCTCCGGCGCTGCGGCATTGGCCGGCAACTGGGTCTCCACCTGCTGCATCCGCTCGGACACCGATTGGCGGGCCCGATAGATGTCGGCGTTCTGGTTGAACACCACCTGCACCATCGAGAGCCCCGCCTTGGAGGAGGAGCGCACGGTCTCCACGCCGGCGATGCCATTCAGCGCCGATTCCACCGGCAGGGTGATGCGCGTTTCCACCTCCTCCGGCGACAGGCCATCGGCTGTGATCTGCACATCCACCTGCGGTGGGGCGAACGGCGGAAACACATCCAGCGGCATCTGGCGGAGCATCCCCAGGCCAGCAACGCTGACCACCACGGCGGCCACCACCACCAGCCAGCGGCGGGCGATCGAGAAGCGCAGGGTGGTGTTGAGCAGCGCTTCGATCATTCGCCCTGCTGCTTGCGGCGCAGGGTCAGCGTTGCCCCGGCGGCCACCACCAGGGCAGCAGCGACGCCACCGGCGATCAGAGCGCTGTTGCCTTCAGGTTGATCAGCTGGGCGATCGGCGCTGGCCTCAGCGGCGGAGGGTTCGGCCTGCTGCGTTTTTTTCGATTCGGCATACAGCGAGAGGGCACCGTTCACCACCACGTCGTCGGTGGGATCGAGGCCCTCGGTGATCACGATCTGATCGCCAAGGGTGGGACCGGTCTGAACGAAGACCGGGTCGTAGGTGGTGGCCGTTTTCACGAACACCAATGGTTTGCCATCCGCCTGCACAACCGCGGCCGTCGGCACACTCAGACCCTCCGGGCCCTGTTGTGGTTGCGTGGCCGTCACACCCAACAGGGCATCGGTTTCGGTGTTCGCCTTCACCTGGCGCACATCCCCTTGCTGCTGAAATTCATCCCCATGGCCCACGTGGGACCAGGCCGGGGCCGTCAGCAGCAACGCCGCGGAGGCGACCAGAGCGGAGGCACTCCCTTGAACAATGCGGTGGATCAAGGCTGGACAGAACAACACTGCGCGGAGGATGGCGCAGGCGCGATGAAAAACAGATGAAATCCGCTGCCCCACCTAGCCTTTTGGCGATCTGAACCGCACGCCATGCCCTTGCGGATCCTGCTGGTGGAAGACGAGCCGGATCTGGCTGAATCCCTGGTCGCCGTTCTGGAGCAGCAGGGCCATGTGGTGGACCACTGCAGCGATGGCCTCTCCGCCTGGACCTTGCTCAGTGGTGATCTGGCGCGCTACGAGCTGGCGCTTGTGGACTGGATGGTGCCGCAGCTCAGTGGTGTTGAGCTCTGCCGGCGCCTGCGCGCCGCAGGCTTCACCGTGCCGGTGTTGTTGTTGACGGCCCGCGATGGCACCGCCGACCGGGTGGAAGGACTCGATGCGGGTGCGGACGACTACCTGAGCAAGCCGTTCGCCATGGAGGAACTGCTCGCCCGGGTGCGCGCCTTGCAGCGCCGCCATCCGGGCTACCGCGAGCCGCAGCTGCAGGTTGGCAGCTACAGCCTGGATCCCTCCCGCAGCGAGCTGACGGTGCAGGCGCCAACTGGCGCGGTGCGTGTGCCGCTCTCGGCCAAGGAATTGCAGCTGCTCACGTATTTCATGGAGCACTCCGGAGACATCCTCAGCGGGTCTCGCCTGCGCAACCAGCTCTGGGACCTGCATCAGGACCCGGTGAGCAATGTGGTGGCGGCGCAGGTGCGGCTGTTGCGCCGCAAGCTCGCCGATCACGGTCTGCCGTCGCCGATCACCACGGTGCCCTCCCGCGGCTATCGCTTTGATGCAGACGCCACGGGCAGCGCCTCGCAGCCGAGCTGATGGCAGGGCTTGAGCACAACTTGATCCGGCGTGCACGCCTGCGGCTGGCGGGCCTCTCCCTGCTCGTGATGGGGAGCATCCTCTATGCAGCGGGATTCTCGATGGGCCGGCTGTTGCTGCAGGCCCAGGAACAGGCCCTGCAGAGCGAGCTGGTCAACCTGGCCGGCACCCTGCACGACAGTCTCAAGCCCGTGCTCCCGCCGCCTTCGGCAGGACCTGCCTCACTGGCCACGGTGCTGCCTGGGCTTTGCCTGGCGGATCGCCCCTGCCCTGCGCCCACAACCCTGATCGAGCGCCATGCGCTCGGCGTCACCGATCCGGAACGGTTTCAGCTGCAGATCCTCAACGGTGAGGGAGAGGTTGTGGCCACATCCCCACCATCTCGGGAGCCAACCCCCGGTTCGCTGATGCTCACCACCAGCGTTGTGCTGCACCGCTCTCACGGCGATCAGGAACAGGACTGGGGCAGCTTGCGCCTCAGCCGCAGCCTCGCTGGCCTGGAGGCGGAGGCACAGCGCCTGTGGTGGCTCGGCCACGGCGTGTTTGTGCTGGCGTTGGTGGTGATCGCGCTGGCGAGCTGGTGGCTGGCCGGCCTGGCGATGGCACCGTTGATCGAGGCCTACCAGCGCCAGGAGCAATTCAGCGCGGATGTGGCCCATGAGCTGCGCACGCCCCTGGCCAACTTGCTTGCTGTTGCTGAGGCTCAACGTGCCCAACCTGGAATCGAGCGGGTTCTGGCTCAGGGCCAACGGCTGCAGCAGCTGATCGCCGATCTGTTGCTGTTGGCCAGCCTGGAGCGGCCCGGCGCCAAGACGCCGATGCAGCGCTGCGACCTGGCTGAGATCACAGCGGATGTTGTGGAGGACTGGTCCGAGATCGCGGTGGCATCGGAGCAGACCTTGTCGATGGCGCTGGAAGCAGAGACCACCACGCTGCGCGGAAACGAGCGGGAACTGAGCCGGCTTCTGATCAATCTGATCAGCAATGCGCTGCAGCACTCACCCTGTGGTGGAACGGTGGAAGTGCGCCTGGAAACTCAGGGCCGCTGGTTGGCTTTGAGCGTTCGCGATCAAGGCCCCGGCATCTCGCTGGAGGATCAACAGCGGATCTTTGAGCGCTTCACACGCCTGCAACCGGATCGCTCGCGTCAGAACGGTGGTAGTGGCCTGGGGCTGGCCATCGCTCAGGCGATCGCAAACCGCCATGGGGGAGAGATCCGCGTGGCGTCAGAACCGGGGCACGGAGCCACATTCACGGCACTGCTGCCAGCGATCGGCTGAAGCCGCCCAATCGCCTTGACTCTCCACCCACTGGAGACTATACGGTTGATGGAGATGTCTGATCCCGTGATGCCCGCGCTCCCCCTAGCCCTCGCCCTGGCGGGCCTCTCCGTCGCCGCCGCCGCACCAGGTCACGCCGCTGAGGTGGTGTCGGCCTACCGCTCCGCCAGTTGCGGCTGTTGCAAAGGCTGGCTCGATCACATCCGGAAAGCCGGCTTCACGGTGCAGGACCACGTTGTGAACAACCTGCCGGCGATCAAGCAGCGCTATGGCGTTCCCGGCGCCCTCGGCTCCTGTCATACCGCCACGATCAACGGCTACGTGATCGAGGGGCATGTACCGGTGTCGGCGATCCAGAAGCTGCTCAAGGAGCGCCCCAAGGTGGCTGGCATCGCTGTGCCAGGCATGCCCCTGGGCTCACCCGGCATGGAGTCGGCGCTGCGGAGTGAGACCTACACCGTATTCACCTTCACCAGAACAGGGGTGATCAAGCCGTTCCAGACGGTGAAGGGTTGATGGAGCAGACCCCGACCAGCGGCAGCGCAGCTCTGCGCGATGTGCGTCTCTACCGAATGGACACGGCTGATCACGCCTGCCCGTGGGGGCTGCGGGCGGTGGCGCTGCTGCAGAGCCAGGGCATTGCGTTTGAGGACCACCGCCTGCGCAGCCCTGAGGAGGTGGAAGCGTTCAAACGCGCCCACGGGGTGAGCACCACCCCGCAGGTGTTCAGCGGCCAGCAACGCATCGGTGGCTACAGCGATCTGGCGGCACGGCTGGGGGTTCGGGCCGAGCGAGCAGACGTGAGCTACACACCGGTGATCGTCGTGTTTGCCACCGCGGCCTTGATGGCCCTTGCCCTTGGCGTGGGTGTGCGCAGTTTCATGGGCCTGGCCATCACTCTGCTGGCCATGCTCAAGCTGATGGATGTGCCGGCCTTTGCCGCCAGCTTCCTCAAGTACGACCTGCTCAGCCAACGCTGGCGAGTCTGGAGCCGCCTCTATCCAGGCCTTGAACTGCTGGTGGGGCTGGGCATGCTCACGCCGCCGTCCATCTCCGCTCTCGATGGGCTGGTGGGAGCGGTGGCGGTGTTGTTGGGCGGAATGGGCATGCTGTCGGTGGGCAAGGCGGTGTTCATCGATCACCTCGCCCTCAACTGCGCCTGCGTGGGTGGCAACACGCGCACACCGCTTGGCGTGGTGAGTTTTGCCGAGAATCTGATCATGACCTTGATGGGCGCGGCGATGGCACTGGATGCCGTTGCTCATCGCTTGCCGTGGAGTGGATTGCCATGAATCGCCGCTCGTTTCTGGCGTTGACGGCCGGTGGCGCCGCCGCCGCTTCTGCAGGGCTGGTGGGTCAGCGTTGGCTGAGTCATGCCCGTGAGGTCGCTGCGGCCGGTGCGGCTAGGGCTGTGCGATCCAGCCAAGGTGTTCTGAACCTGGATCTCGTCGCGCAGGAAACGCGGATCGCGATCCCAGGAACGGCTGGTCGCGCTCTCACCTACAACGGCCTGCTGCCAGGGCCGTTGCTGGAATTAGAGGCTGGTGACGCTGTACAGATCCAACTGCACAATCAACTCAGACAACCCACCAACCTTCACTATCACGGCCTTCATGTCTCGCCAGAGGGGAATGCCGACAACGTATTTCTGAGTGTTCAGCCCGGGGCCAGCCAGAGCTATTCCTTCCGGATTCCCGAGGATCACCCTGCTGGCCTGTTTTACTACCACCCCCATCACCATGGAACGGTGGCCGATCAGGTGTTCGGCGGGCTTGGTGGTGCCCTGATCGTGCGCGGTGCTCTCGACCGCATTCCGGAGGTGCAGGCCGCCCAGGAGGAGGTGCTGTTTCTCAAGGATCTCCCAGCCGATCGGGAGTCATCGATGGGTGGAGCGATGCTTGGCCGCGAGGGTTCGGTGCTCACCGTGAATGGGCAGTTGAACCCCAGGATTGAGATCCCTGCCGGGGGATTACTCCGGCTGCGATTGGTGAATGGCTCCAATGCACGCTTCTGGCGCCTGGCGCTGGAAGGGCATCGTCTTCATCTGATCGCCACCGATGGCGGTGCACTGGAGCGGCCGGTTGCGGTGGAGGATCTGCTGCTGGTACCCGGCGCACGCGCCGATGTGCTGGTGCAGATCTCACCGAGTGGCGGACGATTCCGCTTGCGCAATCGCGCCTACAACCGTGTTGGCCGGCGCATGATGGGAATGAGGCGGATGATGGCTCCCTCCCAGGGTGAGGAGACCATTGCCACGGTTCAGACCGATGGCACCACAACGCCAAAGCCGCTCCCTCAGCAACTGCTTCCCGTCCAGCCGCTCAACAATCCGGTGCGCACGCGCCGCTTTGTGATGAACCATGGCATGGCCCCAGGCATGGGCATGGTGTTTCTGATCAACGGGCAGGCCTACGACCATCAACGCATCGATACCCGGGTGCGCCTGGGTGAGATCGAGGAATGGGAGCTGATGAATACCGGGGTGATGGATCACCCCTTTCACGTGCACGTGAACCCCATGCAGGTGATCAGCCGCAACGGACAGCCGGAGCCATTCCCGGCCTGGCGCGATGTGGTGTTGGTGCGGGCGGGAGAAACGGTGCGGGTGCGGACGCAGTTCCGCGATTTCCCTGGTCGCAGCGTGTACCACTGCCATATCCTCGATCACGAGGAGCTGGGCATGATGGGCAACCTCCTGATTGAGGCCTGATCAGCGGCCCCCGCAGGATTGCCAGCCGGCGAGCATCGCCTGCAGATCCGATTCCAGGCTCTGGAGAGCTTCGATGCGGCTTTGGATCTCACCGAGCTTGCCGCGGATCGTGGCCTGCAGATCCGCGCACGTGCACACCCCGGAGCGGCGCGCGCTGAGCACGCCATGAATGGCGCTGAGGGGAAGATCCATCGCCCTGAGATTGCGTATCAGCGCCAGGTCGGCGAACACGCTCTGATCAAACAGGCGGTAGCGCCCCTCCGAGCGCGAGGTGGGCTGCAGCAGGCCCTCATCGCAGTAGAAGCGGATCGTTTTCACCGGCACGCCCGAGCGCTGCGCCACCGCACCGATCTTGAGGAGCTCATCGGCCACCGCTGCACCCATGCGTCTTGACTCTCCACCTGCAGGAGAGTGCATCGTAGGAGGACTGTGCCACCGCTCATGCGCCTTCTGCTTGCACTCGCGGCCTTCGCGCCCCTTCTGGCGCCCCCGGTCCTGGCTCAATCAGGCCATGAGCACCACGATCATGGGCAACACGCGATG is a genomic window containing:
- the cadR gene encoding Cd(II)/Pb(II)-responsive transcriptional regulator, encoding MDAVMRIGELASATGVAVETLRFYEQEQLLTPPRRSRANYRLYTEDHLEQVRFIRHCRSLDIGIDEIRRLLSLRSHPNQSCLAVNRLLDEKLLQVDHRLRELQDLQAELQQLRSCCTAPATAADCGILQSLEQAAQPDH
- a CDS encoding DMT family transporter translates to MRLHADPQARGQWAGLIAAVLFGCSAPVISTLTHAGSALSLAGLLYGGAALVLWPLRLVQPAATQEAPVQPSDWKALVALTLLGGVIGPLALVHGLALLPAASSSLLLNLETVFTLLIAVVIGKEHLGRRGLLAAALTLAGAALLSGGSLAGSTWPGTALIALATLAWGIDNNISQRLSLRDPLQIASFKAIGAALPMLALAWALEERFPSPAQMALVLLIGALGYGLSIWLDLLALRALGAAREAVIFATAPFVGALFSVVVLRDALTLPLAMAAGLMVAGVVLLLRDEHSHRHHHAAQRHHHRHRHDPSDPDPHHNHAHPSDAQLAYPGDRPYWHAHEHEHEELEHKHPHVSDAHHRHRHQ
- a CDS encoding efflux RND transporter periplasmic adaptor subunit, which codes for MTNTLARTLTRFTGKLDASPQKAWWIANRAVALPFVFVVALLLAFGLGRHSRSPNSTTPQADSAQISGENRTIPLTEQQLRQAGLTLIRPELSTTIERPITGFVEAHVGARALVGMPVAGQVMRLLVAPGQRVQAGSVLAEVRSPEAAAIRAEADGSAATAQSLEQQYQRALPMARQGALAWHELETRRIASVKARTDARSAQAKVRAIGSPTSAGVLQIRSPITGTVAALDATPGSVLPAGSDLAEITDTSGRELRFMVSPLLAANLKSDQVLRVKAGSQEMRARVVAVAPDSASANRVMIVRATPVAGALPPTGTAVTAFALVPSSEQQFTVPRQAVQLLNGEPVVYRYQRGSAEPVRVVLGPARSDQLEIVQGLQGGEQILSGNTAVLLQGDAPAR
- a CDS encoding efflux RND transporter permease subunit, encoding MIEALLNTTLRFSIARRWLVVVAAVVVSVAGLGMLRQMPLDVFPPFAPPQVDVQITADGLSPEEVETRITLPVESALNGIAGVETVRSSSKAGLSMVQVVFNQNADIYRARQSVSERMQQVETQLPANAAAPEISPLVSPLGTILQVAFTVEPGGTTSLMDLQQLVLRSYRNPILAVPGVAQITVYGGEEAQYQVLLDPQELQVKGVSLKAVMQGVSAAMSTSPGGFLVAGGQERLIRPLAQIQQTSDLADVAVTDQQGRPVLLSTLAEVQRGPALKRGDASFNGQPAVVLMVIKQPDVDTPTVTRAVEQRIAELNRTLPTDVRVKRTFRQSNFIDTALRNVSESLLLGIVIVSLVIVAFLMNWRAAVITLSAIPLSLLVGLMLMKAFGLGLNTMTLGGLVVAIGSVVDDSIVDMENCYRGLRRNQSSPTPRSPLQVVFDTSVEVRQPVLFSTLIIAVVFAPIFSLTGVEGRIFAPMGLAYLFSIGASTLVAVTLSPALCAILLAPVQLPPENTWIANRCERIYRPWLAMALAQPQRLLAIALSLVVGTALILPSLGRVFLPEFREQSLVNSMVLYPGVSLEMTNRAGLALTRSLQDSPLVEWVQLRTGRAPGDADGAGVNLAHVDVELSARAMDNRPAALAELRKAFLKIPGVAPNIGGFISHRMDEVLSGVRSAIAIKIYGTDLAELRRLGEAVVKVVEPIEGVVDLQLEPQLPIPQIQIHYDRPLAAALGLSIEDLAQAVEIALNGKVAGHVVEAGVRSDVLVQLNAASRSSLDAIRALPVAFSNGMTVPLGSVAWVEEGLGNNIVNREDVSRLIVVSANVSGRALGSVVRDIQRVVAREVRLPQGYAIRYGGQFESEERATGSLVLYSLVAVVVIMLLMITAVKSVPATVAIMLNLPLALVGGVVAVLLSGAVLSVASLIGFITLFGVAVRNGLLLVDNYNRRHAAGQPLHTVIEEGSLERLNAILMTALSSALGTLPLAVAFGAGSEILQPLAVVVLGGLITSTALTLLVIPALYARFGRWLLPAAQLSSLSADL
- a CDS encoding efflux RND transporter periplasmic adaptor subunit — translated: MIHRIVQGSASALVASAALLLTAPAWSHVGHGDEFQQQGDVRQVKANTETDALLGVTATQPQQGPEGLSVPTAAVVQADGKPLVFVKTATTYDPVFVQTGPTLGDQIVITEGLDPTDDVVVNGALSLYAESKKTQQAEPSAAEASADRPADQPEGNSALIAGGVAAALVVAAGATLTLRRKQQGE
- the rppA gene encoding two-component system response regulator RppA translates to MRILLVEDEPDLAESLVAVLEQQGHVVDHCSDGLSAWTLLSGDLARYELALVDWMVPQLSGVELCRRLRAAGFTVPVLLLTARDGTADRVEGLDAGADDYLSKPFAMEELLARVRALQRRHPGYREPQLQVGSYSLDPSRSELTVQAPTGAVRVPLSAKELQLLTYFMEHSGDILSGSRLRNQLWDLHQDPVSNVVAAQVRLLRRKLADHGLPSPITTVPSRGYRFDADATGSASQPS